Within the Streptosporangium album genome, the region ATCCGTCCGTCTCCGGTATCAGCTCAGGACCGTCCTCGGCCGGCTCCGCGTCGAGGTCCGCCCTGCCTTCGGCGAGCCGGGCAGCCAGCAGGTCTCATGGCTGCTCCCGCCAGTGCCGTCCTCCGTGCCCCGTGCCCGCCATCTGGCCCGCGACTGGCTGGCCGGCCGCGACCTCGACGGACAGGCCGGGATCGTCGAGCTCCTCGTCAGCGAACTGGTCACCAACGCCCTGCACCACGCGCGGGGAACGATCCGGCTCGCCCTTCTCTTCGAGGACGGCCTGCTGCGCTGCGAGGTCGAGGACGACAGCCCCGCTCTTCCCCGCCCGTGCCGGGCCCGCGAGGACGATGAGGGAGGACGCGGGCTGCACCTGCTCGAGCTGCTGTCCTGCTGCTGGGGGAGCGCCGGGACAGCCATGGGCAAGGCCGTCTGGTTTGAACTGCCCACACATGCCATTTTCCAGGGCTGAAGGGCCCTCTTCTCCCCTTTCCATCCCTTCGGCCGGGACGCCGGAACAGGCGAGGTCACCACGCGCGCCTGCTCCGGCGTCCCCTGGGCGGCGCGAGGGCCGCGGTCAGGTGCCGGACGGGTGCTCGCCGTCCACGTCCCGGATCTGCTCGCCGATCCAGACGGCGATCTGGGCACGCGAGTGAAAGCCGAGCTTGTTCAGGATGTGCTCGATGTGCCCCTCGGCGGTGCGCTGGGCGATCACCAGCGAAGCCGCGATGTCCTTGTTGCTCAGACCTTGGGCGACGAGCCGGGCGATCTCCGTTTCTCTGCGGGTCAGCGGTGACGGCTCCCTGGTCCCCTCGGAGGGCTTCCCCGCCGTGCTCTCCCTCTCTTCGAGGGCGAAGGAGAGGGCTTCCGCGTAGGGGGTCGCGGCACCTCGTCTGACGGCCGCGTCGAAGGCCGCTTCCCCGAGAGCCTCGCGGGTCCGGGCCTCGCATTCATCGTGGTAACGGATCAGATGCCCGTATCCGGACAGCGGCGCTTCGACCGCCCGCCAGACGGTGTCCAGGATTCCCAGCAGCCTGGCCGCCCTCTGGTACTGGTTCTGTGTGGCGGCGATCCAGGCCAGCACCTCCAGATTGATCCCCACGCCCAGCAGATCGTCGAGCGAGCGGTTGAACCTCAGGCTCTCCTTCTCCAGTTCGGTCGCGCGCCGGACGTCGCCCTGCCGCCAGATCTCGATGCCGAGTGCCATCATCATGTACGCCCTGTGCCAGTTCTCCCCATGGGCATCGCAGAGGGCGAGACAGTCCTCCCCGATGGAGACCGCGTGTGGGGAGTCGCCCTGGAAGGAGTAGGCCAGGGAGAGCCGGATGAGTCCCAGTGCCAGGCCCATCGGGTCACCGGTGGCGCGGTGGAGGGCGATGGCCTCCTGGTAGAGCGGGATCGCGGATTCGGCGTCTCCCCGATACATGGCGACCATCCCCGAGTAGAGCGCGGCGTAGGCAAGAGGCGCCTGTTGCCCCAGCTGCTCCCCGAGCGCCCGGGCCTCTCGCAGCATGACCGTGGCGGAGGCGATGTCGGCCTGGATGATGGCCAGCCAGCTGTTGGCCCACAGTGCGCGGGCCCGTACCTCGCTCGGTGCGGTGTCGGCGAGGAGTGCCCGGTCCAGCCAGCGGCGTCCCTCGGAGAGATAGTAGCTCGTGATCCAGTGATAGAGCAGGTCAGCAGTCATTTCCAGGCCGGCCGCAGGGGCCGTCGGCTCGGTGAAGCAGTACTCCAGGGCGCTGCGCAGGTTGGCGTGCTCAAGCCGTAGCCTGCTGAACCAGGCCACCTGGAGCGGGCCGAACCGTTGCGTGTACGCCTCAGCCGCGAGCTTCCGGTAGTAGTCGCGGTGCCGCTGTTGCAGCGCGCTCTCCTGCCCGGAGGCCACCAGCCGCTCCTGGCCGTACTGCCGGACCGTCTCCAGCAGTCGGTACCGCGCCGCCGGGAGATGGGACGGATGATCATCTCTCACCAGGATGGACTTGTCCACCAGCCCCATCACCAGTTCGGCGACCTCCTCGCGGTCGATCCCCTCACCGGAGCAGATCTCCTCGGCGGCCTCCAGATCCAGGCCGTCGGAGAACACCGATACGCGCGCCCACAGCAGCCTCTCCCGCTCGGTGCACAGGGCATGGCTCCAGTCGATCAGCGCGCGCAGTGTCTGCTGGCGGGGCAGTGCCGCCGGCGATCCGGCGGTGAGCATCCGGAACCGGTCGTCCAGCCTGGCCAGCAGTTGCTCGACGGTGAGCGCCCGCAGCCGGACGGCCGCCAGTTCGATCGCGAGCGGAATGCCGTCCAGCCGGCGGCAGATCCACTCCACGGCGTCCCGGTTGTCCTCGGTGAGGGCGAAATCCGGCAGGACGGCCCTCGCCCGCTCGACGAACAGCCGTATCGCGTCACACTGCGCGAGCGATCCGATGGGGAGGCGCGAGATGCCGGGAGACGGCACGGAGAGTGTCGGCACGGGCATCGTCTGCTCGCCGACGATGCCCAGAGGCTGGCGGCTGGTGGCGAGAATCCGCACGGCGGACGTGGAGCGGATCAGCGTTTCGGCCAACACGGCGCAGTCGCGTAACAGGTGCTCGCAGTTGTCCAGGATCAACAGTACCTGCCTGTCGCGCAGGTGATCGGTGAGCACCTCCATGAGCGGCCGGGAGGAGTGGACCTGGATCTTCATCGCCTCGGTCACCGACTGGACGAGCAGTTCGGGACTCGGCAGCCCGGCGAGGTCGACCAGCCACACGCCGTCCCGGAAGGCCCGCCCCATCTCGGCCGCGACCCGTAGGGCGAGCCTGGTCTTGCCGACCCCGCCGACGCCGGTGAGAGTCAGCAGGCGCGCCTCGCACAGCAGCCGTCTGGTCTCGGCCACCTCGTGCCGACGCCCCACGAAACTGGTCACCTCGGCAGGCAGGCCCGCGGCCTGCCTGCGCTTCGGATCGGTCGGTGTCGTTGTGCTCATCAGCGCCTCGCGTCGGCTCCGGCCAGTGGGTCACCGTGCGCTGGAAACGGGCCGACAGCATCCACATTATGTCCAGGCCGTTTCTGCCGCACCTGTCATGTCGCGATGGCACCGCTCGCACCGCCCCCTCCGGCCATGAATCCGACGGCGCGGGAGCGCGCGGCGGCCGGCGCACCATCGTGGCCCGGTCACCTGCCGTCGATCATCAAGCCGGTGGGGCCGACCGGCTCACAAGGGTGTCGCCTCCGGCGGATCCGTCGGGAACGGGCCCGTCGTCGGTGGCCTGCTCCGAGCCGTCGGGACTCGGGTCCGGGGCGCAGGGGGGCAGGCTGAGCCTCATATCGCTGGACCGCATGTCACCGCCGGGGACGGTGGTGATCGTCACCACCCGGTGGGCGTACTCGCCGCATCCGGGCAGTGGGGCGAACCTCAGGGAGACCTCGCGCGCGTAGTCGGTCTGGCCGGACAGCTCCAGGGTCTGGACGTCGCTGGTGAACCCGCCCCCACCACCGACGACCTTCTGGGCGGACCCCAGCTTCACCGTCACCGCGGAGGTGCCGACGGTCCGGACCCGGAAGCGGACCGTGGTGCCGTCGAAGGAGGTGATGTCCACGCTCTCGACCGAGGGCGCCGGACACGGGGCGCCCCTGACCTCCGTCGTGCGGCTCTGCGGGCCACCGGCGGCCTGAGGCGAGGTGGAGACCGTTACCCGCCGGTAGAGGGTCTGCCCGCAGGCCGGGACCGTGAAGGCGTGCGGAACGGTGGGTGAGTAGACATCGGCTCCGGTGAGCGTGAAGCGGCGCGAGGGTGCCTCTGTGAGCCGGTCGGGGGCCTGTCCCTCGGCGAACCCGACGGTGAGTACGACGTCCGCCGTGGTCGACGCCCGCAGGCCGATCGTGGTGCCGCCCGTGTCGATGCCGGTGATCGTCAGGCCGCTGACCGTCTGCGCGGGCGGCGGCGGCACCGTGGGGGTCGGGCTGGGCGCCGCCGGGGGAGTCCTCGACGGGGTCGGGGCGGGGTGGGCAGGACGGGTGGGGCGGGTGGGACGGTCCGGGTTGGCGCTCTCCGAGGAGGGCGCGGCCTGGCCGGTGCCGGCGCGCCGCGACGGCCCGAGAGTGGTGACCGGCTCGGGCGGCGGAGATCCCGTGTCCCTTCCCGAGGGAGTCTTCGCCGGAGGCCCCGGCGCCTCGCCCGCGGGCGGCCGAGGCGCCGGAGTGAAGATCGCGTCGGCGGAGAGCCTGTCAGGTGTCCGGCCGGCGGCGACCAGGCCGACGGTGACCGCAGCGGTGATCACCGCCACCCCGGCCAGCACCCGGGGACCCGGCCGGGGACGGCGTATCCCGCCCATCCGGCCGGCTGCACTCCGCGCCGGTGAGCCGCTCACCGGCGACGTGGACCTGGCCAGCGGGAACGTCAGCGCCAGCAGCGTGGCGAGCTCGGCCAGATGCCGTCGGCCACGCTGTTCCCATTCGGGCCCGTAGGCCGACAGCGCCGCCGTCTCCAGCTCCGCGACGAACGCCTCCGCTGTCGGCGGCCGGTCAGCCCGGTCCTTGGCCATGCCCCGGGCGATCAGCTTGCGCACCGAGCTCGGCACCGCCTCCAGCGGGATCGGCGCCGTCCGGTGCCGGTGCATGAGCGTGGTGGGGTGGTCCGTCCCGTATGGCCTGCGCCCGGTGAGGCACTCGAAGAACACGCATGTGGCGGCGTACACGTCGCTCGCGGGGCCGGCCGGCTCCCCCGCCCACAGCTCGGGCGCCGAGTAGGACGGGGTGCCCGCGGGCGTGTCCTCCTCCCCTGACCGGGCGGCGATGCCGAAGTCGGCCAGCTTGCCGGTGCCGTCCGCCTGGATCAGCACGTTCTCCGGCTTGTAGTCGCGGTGCGCGACCCCTGCGGAGTGCGCGGCCGCCAGGCCGGCCAGTGAACCCTTGAGCACCGCCAGCGCGGCCTCGGGACTCGTGGTGCCGTGCTCGTCCAGGATCTTCCTGAGCGCGACGCCGTCCACCAGTTCCATCACGACCGCGGCTTCGAGCACGTCCTCGTAGTACTCGTAGAACCGGACCATGTTCGGGTCACGCAGCTCCACCATGATCCGTGCGTGCTCGCGGAAGCACGTCATGAACGCGTGGTCGTCCCGCAGGGCGGCGCTCAGGTATTTGATGGCCACGTAGGCGCCGGTGGAGGTATAGGTGGCCAGCACCACCCGGCCGCTCCCTCCGGTGCCGAGCTCTCGCACCTCGCGGTATCCCGGAACCATTCAGTCCCCCTCCGAGCGCCGTTGTCTGTTCGACGGTCTCACCCCCGCGGTCGGTTGTCATGGTTCGCGAACTTTCGCGGAGGGTGGTGAGGTGATTATCTTTTGTCACCGGCTGCGGGGGTCTGATGCGTGGGCTGAGGCGTGCTGTCTCCGCAGGGACCGTTCAGCGGTCTGCTCCGGTGCCGACCCCTCGGAGCAGGGTGTCGATGACCTGGATGGCGAGGGTGTCGGGGTCGCCCTCGCTCTGCGCCGCCTCGTGGATGAGGGCGTAGTAGACGCGCCGGGTCCAGAGGAGATCGGCATCGGGCCGCAGGACGCCGGTCTCGCGGGCACGGCGGAACATCTGGTCGCACCTGTCCAGCACGGAGGCGTGGACCTGGTTGACCTCGGAGTCACCCGTGGAGGTCCGGCTCATGGCGAACCCCCAGTCGATCTTGACGCGGAGGACGTTCGCGGTCACCTGGTGAAGGACGACCAGCGGCGGAGCCGTCGAGGAGTGGGCGGACTCCACGGCCGCGTCGAACTGGCGGGTGGCCCAGGCCGTCATGGCGCCCACGAGTGCCTCACGGGAGGCGAACCGGCGGTGAACGGTGGTGCGGGCGACGCCGGCGGCCTCGGCGATCTGCTCCATGGTCGCGGCGGGATTCCTGCTCAGAACCCGTTCGGCCGCCTCCAGGATCGTCAGCACGGTCCGCTCGGCATCCGCGCGGCGCGCTCGGCCGCCGTGGCTCGCCATCTCTCCTTCGGTCACGGATCGGAGACTACACCAGAGACGCCATACCGGCATCAGTTGCACCATTGATGTTGCATTTAGTACGTTCAATGCGTCTTTGGTGATGCGAATCGTGAAAGGATCCTCATGGACATGCGACTGAACGGGAAGACCGCCGTGGTGACCGGGGCCAGCCGCGGGATCGGGCTGGCGATCGTGTCCGCGCTCACCGCCGAGGGGATGCGGGTGATGGCCGGCGCGCGTACGGTCACACCCGGGCTGAAGGAGACCGGCGCGGTCGCCGTGCCCGTGGACCTGTCCACCCCGGACGGCCCGGCGCTGCTGGTCGGTGCGGCGCTGGCGGAGTTCGGCGAGGTCGACCTGCTCGTCAACAACGTCGGCGGTGGCGACGGTGGCGAGGGCCAGACGGACGGCTTCCTGGGATTCGACGACGAGCAGTGGCGGCAGGCGTTCGACCTCAACTTCCTCAGCGCGGTCCGCGCCACCCGGGCCGCGCTTCCCAGCCTCCTGCGGAGCCGGGGAGGCATCGTCAACATCTCTTCCAACGGAGCCCGGATGCCGCACGCCGGGCCGGTCGCCTACACCACCGCGAAGGCGGCGCTGACCGCGTTCGGCAAGGCTCTCGCCGAGGAGTTCGGTCCCAGGGGGGTGCGCGTCAACACCGTCTCTCCCGGCCCGGTGCGCACCGCCATGTGGGAGGACCCGGCCGGGTACGGCGCGGCGCTCGCCAGGTCGATGGGACTGGAGCACGGGCAGGTGCTGGCGCAGCTCCCGGCCTGGTCGGGCATGACCACGGGCCGTCTGGTCGAGCCGGCCGAGGTGGCCGCCCTGGTCGTCCACCTCGCCTCCCCCCACGCCGCCAGCGTCAGCGGCGCCGACTATCTGATCGACGGCGGAGCGGTCAAGACCGTCTGAGCCGGCGCGGGCAGCCTCCCGGCTCTCCGTGGCGGGCTGCCCGCCACGGCCGCGCCGGGAGGTCGCCCGGCTTGTAGAGCGCCGTCTCGATCCCGACGGACTCCACGACAACGGCGACCACCGGTCCCGAGCGCCGGCATGCCGGTCTCCTCGCGGACGCGGTGGGCCTCCCTGCGGTAGCGGAGACCCACCACGCGGGGTGGAACGCCTGATCGGCGAGGAGAGCGGGGTGACCACCGCTGATCAGGCGGGTTCAGGACCTCACGGGTAGGAGACGACCTTGGAGGGGACCGTCGCCGTGCCGGAGGCGGGGCCTCCGGTGCCGTTGATCACGTGGTTGACCCGGCCGTTGCCGCCGAGGGACACGGTGAGCAGGCTGTGGAACTTGACGCCCGGCTTCGCCGGAGTCTCGAACCCGTTTTCCACCTCGATCGTCGGATCGACGTTGAAGTAGACGTAGCTGCCGAGACCCCAGCCCTCGTGGGTGTTGACCGCGGGGCCGACCTTGTAGGCCGCCCACCCCTTGGTGCTGCCGTTCATGTAGGCCGCCTGGTTCGGCGGGTCGTACGCCTTCTCGTTCTGGAAGAAGATCGTCCGGCCGCGCTCGCCGTACCACTCCACGTCGTACTTGCGGTAGTGCTCGACGAACAGGCCGGTGATCAGGACGTCGTCGCCGTTGACGATCAGGCCGGTCTCGGCGGTGTTGACGTTCCAGCCGATGCCGTCACCGTGGTCACCGCGCCACAGCCAGGTATGGTCGATGATCACGTCGTCGCTGTTGACGACCACGCTGGTGGTGGCGTTGCCGGCGAAGGCGCCGCCGATCCGGACGAACACGTCCTGCAGCGTGGTCGGGTTGGCGGCGTGGTCCGCGCTCGACCCCTGCGGGCCGACCTCGATGAGCACGTCGGACTTCTGCGGGCCCGCGTCGACCAGGAAGCCGGCGAGTTTCACGCCGTCCACGTCGGCCACCTTGACCGCGCTGGCGCCGCCGCCCGGGATGATCGTGGCCAGGCCGAGGCCCAGGACCACGGTGTTCGCCCGGGTCACGTTGATCGGCTGGTTGAGGTTGTAGATGCCGGGGGTGAGCAGCAGGTTCAGGCCCTGGCCGAGCGCGGCGTTGATGGTCGCGGCCGAGTCGCCGGGCTTGGCGACGTAGAACTGGCTGAGCGGGAGCGAGGTGCCGGGGGTGGGCCCGTTCGCCCAGCTCACGCCGCTCGCGTTGGTCCGCTTGGAGGGGACGAACACCCGGTAGCCGCTGCCGTCCGCGTAGAGGTACGGCTTCTCGCGGCTGATCGGGGTGTTGTCCAGCGTGGTGTAGGACTTGCCGGCGAAGTCGGTGGCGGGAGCGCCCTGCACCCCGGAGAACACCATGTTCCACACGCCGTTGACCCAGCCGCCGACGGAGCTGTCCCGGGTGTACCACTGCTGCTGCGAGTACGGGCCGACGGCGCCGTCGATCTTGCTGTCGGCTATGTAGCCGCCGCTGGCCCAGCCGTAGCCGGTGGGTGCCAGGTTCAGCGCGCCCTTGATGTGCATGCGGCGGAACGGCGCGGCCTGGGAGACCGCCCACTGGTTGGTGCCGCCGGGCGGCTGGACCGACAGGTTCTCCGTGGAGCGCCAGAAGTTCTGGGTGGCGTTGCCGCCGAACCAGCCCGCGTCGACGGTCACGCCGTTGAGGGTGACGTCGTCGGGCGACTGGCCCAGGCCCATGATCGAGGTGTAGAAGCCGACCTTGGCGTTCACGTTGTAGGTGCCCGGCTTGAACAGGAAGGCGTGGCGCCCGGTGCCGAACTGGGCCGACTCCTGCTGCTGGAAGACCGCGTCCAACTGGCTCTGGATGCCGGCGCTGGACATCGACGGGTCGAAGACGTGGACGTTCGGGCCCAGTTCCCCGCCGCCGGGGATCACCGGGCCGTCCGATGTGGTGTAAACGGCGAACTCCCACAGTGAATAGCCGTAGGGGGTGGCCCGCGTGGTGCCCTGCATCCGGACGTACCGGGCGGAGCCGCTCACGTCATGTGACTGAACGCCGCCGGTGGCGCCGGTGACGGTCTTCAGGTCGGTCCAGGTGGTGCCGTTGGCCGACCCCTGGAGCTTGAAGGCACTCGCGTACGCGGCCTCCCACCTCAGGTCAATCCTGCAGACGGTCTGGGCCGAACCGAGGTCCACCTGGATCCACTGCGCGTCGCCGGCGGCGCTGGCCCAGCGGGTTCCGTCGTTGCCGTCGAAGGCGGCGCTCGCGGGGGTTCCGGCGTTCTCGGTCGAGGAGGCGCTGGAGGTCTTGTTCAGCGCGGCATCGGTGGTTCCGCACTGGCCTCCGGTGCCTCCGCCGGCGCCGAAGACCTGAAACTCCCACAGGGAGTAGCCGTAGCCGGTGGCCCGCGTCGTGCCGAGCATCCGGACGTACCGGCCGCTGCCGGTGACGTCCCAGGTGTCGGTCCCGCCATCACCGCCGGTGACGGTCTTGAGGTCCGTCCAGGTGGTCCCGTTCTCGGATGCCTGGATCTTGTACCCGCTGCCGTAGGCGGCCTCCCAGTTCAGCACGATCCTGCTGATGCCGGCCGAGGCTCCCAGGTCCACCTGGATCCACTGCGGGTCACCGGCCACGCTGGACCAGCGGGTGCCGGTGTTGCCGTCGACCGCGTTGGCCGGGCCGGTGCCGCCGTTCTCGGACGAGGAGGCCGTCGCGGCCTTGCCCTGTGACAACAGCGTGTCCGCCAGGGCCGGACTGGACGGTACGGCGATCAGAGCCGCTACGACCGCCGAAGCAGCCCATAAAGCGGCAGGACGGAACAGACCTCTCATGCTTGTCTCCACAGGGGATCGGGGGGTGGAAGGTCTAACGGCAGGCAGGCGCGACCGGTGACATGATGTAAATCAACGCCTTATTTCTTTACTTGATTTAACTTATTAGAAAGATGGCCGTCAAGAGGCGGGGCTTCACTCCTGAGCCGGGTTCAGCCGTCCGGCTCCGCCGCCGCTCGTACCGGCGGTGAAGCTCGGGTGGGCCGTCCTGTTCGGGCGGAAGGCGCGGTGCGACAGGACCCTGGCGCATACCGTCCGGATGGTCGAGGAGGCCGGCGGTCCGATCGCGTCAGTGGTCGGGGATCCGGGTGCGACGGCATCCCGCACGCGACCTTACGGCCGGTCGCGCTTCTTCCGGGACGGCGTGGCCGGAGGTGTCGGGCCGGGGGTCACTTGGGCGGGAGTGTCCACGTCACGGTGCGGGTCAACGCCCCGTGGGTGTCGTAGGACCTGGCCCATCCCAGGGTTTCGAACCGCCCGTTCTCCTGGTTGATCCACTTGTCTTCCCGGTTGAAGTTGTAGCGGTCATAGGCATGGATGGTGACCTCCATGGTCGCCTGATCGCCATTGACCTTGACGTCGGAGCTGCCCCAGATCGAGTGGCGGCCGAGTGCGTACTCCCAGTTCTTGGTCGCGCTGTCCGTGACCTTCGCCGGCTCACCCGTCATCTGGAAGTCCCGCTGGCCGGTCTCCCGGTAGAGACGCTCGGCGTTCTCCTGCGCTCGGCGTATCTCCGCGTCGACGGCCTCACGGACCGCCTTGTCCTCGTGGTAGGCCTTGTCGTAGTCGATCCGGTAGTCGGTGCCGGAGCCGTCCAGGTAATGTTTGAAGGTGGCCGCCGCCTCGTCGTAACCGGGCATCGCCTCCTCGCCGTGCAGCAGCGCCTGCCATTTGTACCAGAGCGCGTAGTCCCCCGGTGAGGGCCGCGCGTCGGGGTCGTACGGCCAGGGATCGTCGTAGGGAATCCCGGGATCCCGAGGCGGGCCAAGGTCGTACTTCCCGTCCCGCGGGCCCTCCTCCGGAGACTGCGGCGGCGGATGCGGGTGCGCTTCCGGCCGCTGTTCCATCATCCACGTGGCACCCGAAGCCGTCGCGAGCACACCTGCGGGCCCGGCCGCCCTGCCGAAGCGCGAGCCTTTCGCGGCCGCTGAGAATGTGGGGGCCTTGGCGCCGAGCAGGCGGCGCAGGCGGGTCTCCACGACCCGGATCAGTTTCTGGCCGAAGTATCGTTCGAGTTTGTGGCGCAGGGTCGCCACGGCTTTTTTGGCGAAGAGGCGCAGGGCCGCGATGAAGCTCCGGGCCTGGAGCGCGGCGAGGCCGCCGGAGATCACTGCCGTGGTCATCGCCCAGGCCACGGCGATCAGGGCGTAGGTCGCGAGGAGTTTCAGGAGGAGCTTGACGATTGTGATGACCTTGGCGAACAGGTTGTGGCCGTCTGCCAGGGCGTGCAGGGAGGCCGCGAGGTTCGGCAGGTGTCCGGTCTGCTTGTCGTCGCCTTGGTAGTCGGCCCAGTGGTCGTTGAGCTCGTCGATGTGGTCGCCGGAGTTCTTCGTGGCGGCGTGCGTGACGGCGCCGTTGGCCGTCGGGTTCACCTCGCCGGTGAGGGCGGTGGCGCAGGCGTGGAGGGCCGCCCCGCACGCGTGGAGGTGGCCTTCGTCTTCTGGTGGCCATTCCACGCCGAGCAGGCCGAACGGGGACTGCAGGTGGGCTGGGAGGGTCACTGCCATCGTGTCAGGCCTTGCGGGGGGTGCTTGCCGGGGTGATGGCCTGGATGGTGTCCTGAATGTCGAGCTCGTTCACGCGCATGGTGTGCGCCATCGTCTGGACGCCCTCCCCGGTCAGGTAGAGGTTGCCGTGAAGCCGTCCGCAGGCCTGATGGAGCAGTTCGGTGAGCTGGTCCATGTCCTGGCCGGTGGCGCTGCCGCCCCATGCCGTTCCTCCGGTGCCATGGACGACTGCGAGCAGGTTGCCGGTATGCCGCCGGAACAGATCGGCGGTGTCCAGCAGGTGCCGGCCCGCCTCGTTCAGCGATGCGTGGTCGAACCGGAGTTCCTCACTCACCGTCCACCTCCCACGGCAACGGTCCGTCTTTCACGGATGGGACTTTAGCGGATCTTGGTGTTCGACGGTAAGCATGCAGGCCGTGCCCGTACGGAGGTGACGTGATCGCCGGATGCGATCGGCGGTGCGCGTGTGCCCAGGTGTCAGACAGGGACAACAGGGGTAATTTGATGATCTTGCGGACGGCGACGTCTTGGTGCGACCCTGGTGTCGATGTCCCGGAACCAAGGAAGGCATTCATGGCCCCGGAACCTGACGGCCAGACGAGGCCCACACCGATCAGCAGCTCCGACCTGTGGGATCTGAAGTCCGATCCGGCCCGGCTGGAGATGCTCGCCGACACCTGGCGGAGCCTGGGGACCAAGGCGGGCTCTGCGGAGGGCAAGGTCAACAATGCCGCGCAGAACGTGTTCTCCAACGAACACTGGACGGGCGACACCGCTGACGCGTTCAACGACTACCGCAAGAAGTTGACCGCCGATGTCGAACTGTTCGGCGCGTGGGCGACCAACATCGCCGACACGCTCGACCTCACGGCCACCACGCTGCGCGTGCAGCAAGGGCTCCTCGACGAGGAACGCCGGAAACTCAACGCGGTGCCGGTGAGCACGGACCTCGCGGGTGTGACCTTCCGTCCGAAGGACGCCGAGCAGTCGAGCCTGGTCAGCGGGGCGATCTCGACGGCGACGGAGATCCGCAAACGGGTGGACGGGGTGCTTGAGGAGAAGCGGCAGGACCTCAAGTTCTACCAGGACCAGTTCGACCTGATAGCCAAGCAGTGGAAGCCCCGTACGGTGCGCCTGCTGAACCTCAACGTCGGCCAGGGCGCCGGCAACTCTCCGGGCAACTCCGCCGGCACGGACTCCGGCGAGGACATCTCCAAGATCGCGCAGGTGGTCGCCGACCAGGACGCGGACATCGCCACCGTGCAGGAGGTCTTCAAGCACGACATGTGGGACCTCGAGGAGGAGCTCGAAAGCCGCACCGGGGACAACTGGGACGTCAAGTTCGAAGAGGCGAGCAAGAAGTACCACGCCAGCGACGACTTGCCCATCCTCGGGGACGTGATCAACGCGCCGTTCGGCAACGCCGTGCTCGTCCGCGAAGGCGACGTCATCGAGGGCACGGGGGACAGCGAGCGGATCAAGCTCGACGTCGACGGCGGAAGCATCACCCTTCCGGCCAGCGCGCCGGGGACGGGCGACACACGGATCGACGACGGCGAGGGGCGGTCCGCGGCCAAGACGGAGGTCAACATCAGGCCGAGGTGAGCGGCCTACCAGTTCGGGATCTCCACGTCGACCTGCTGGCCGTCGTGGTCGGAGGTGGCCCCGTCCACCAGGACGGGCTGCCCGCTCATGGTGAGGCCCGGCGAGCCGGTCACGTGGTCGATGCGGGTGCCCGAGGGTGAGGTGCCGACGACCTTCCCGTCCTCGTCGGCCGCGCCCGAGTAGACCGTGTAGCCCTCCTCCTTGAGGTCGTGGATGGCATCGGCGGAGGAGGTGTTCTTCGGGTTGTCGCCGTTGTTCGTCACGATGTTGAGGTCGGCGCCCAGCAGCGACGGGCCGCGGTTCATGGCGTCGTGGAGCTTGTCGATCTGACCGGTCCGCACGAAGTCGTCATATTTGTGCAGACCGTGGCTGTGCACGTGGGCGCTGTAGACGTCGAAGCCCTTGGCGGCGTCGGCGAAGAGACGGTCGGCGATCTCGTCGTCCAGCTCCTTGAAAGCGGTGATGACCTTGCGAAGCCGTCCCTGGTCCGAGTCGAGCACCCCGATGAGGATCTCCGCCAGGCCGTCGGCCGCCGCCTGCAGATCCGCGTGCGCGGACCCCGCCGCGGTGGCCTTGTCGGTGTTGCCGAACGCGTTGGAGCCGGGC harbors:
- a CDS encoding SDR family NAD(P)-dependent oxidoreductase, with translation MDMRLNGKTAVVTGASRGIGLAIVSALTAEGMRVMAGARTVTPGLKETGAVAVPVDLSTPDGPALLVGAALAEFGEVDLLVNNVGGGDGGEGQTDGFLGFDDEQWRQAFDLNFLSAVRATRAALPSLLRSRGGIVNISSNGARMPHAGPVAYTTAKAALTAFGKALAEEFGPRGVRVNTVSPGPVRTAMWEDPAGYGAALARSMGLEHGQVLAQLPAWSGMTTGRLVEPAEVAALVVHLASPHAASVSGADYLIDGGAVKTV
- a CDS encoding ATP-binding protein translates to MSPYVLADHPDGLSQSGPAASAGMRGSVRLRYQLRTVLGRLRVEVRPAFGEPGSQQVSWLLPPVPSSVPRARHLARDWLAGRDLDGQAGIVELLVSELVTNALHHARGTIRLALLFEDGLLRCEVEDDSPALPRPCRAREDDEGGRGLHLLELLSCCWGSAGTAMGKAVWFELPTHAIFQG
- a CDS encoding TetR/AcrR family transcriptional regulator: MTEGEMASHGGRARRADAERTVLTILEAAERVLSRNPAATMEQIAEAAGVARTTVHRRFASREALVGAMTAWATRQFDAAVESAHSSTAPPLVVLHQVTANVLRVKIDWGFAMSRTSTGDSEVNQVHASVLDRCDQMFRRARETGVLRPDADLLWTRRVYYALIHEAAQSEGDPDTLAIQVIDTLLRGVGTGADR
- a CDS encoding serine/threonine-protein kinase produces the protein MVPGYREVRELGTGGSGRVVLATYTSTGAYVAIKYLSAALRDDHAFMTCFREHARIMVELRDPNMVRFYEYYEDVLEAAVVMELVDGVALRKILDEHGTTSPEAALAVLKGSLAGLAAAHSAGVAHRDYKPENVLIQADGTGKLADFGIAARSGEEDTPAGTPSYSAPELWAGEPAGPASDVYAATCVFFECLTGRRPYGTDHPTTLMHRHRTAPIPLEAVPSSVRKLIARGMAKDRADRPPTAEAFVAELETAALSAYGPEWEQRGRRHLAELATLLALTFPLARSTSPVSGSPARSAAGRMGGIRRPRPGPRVLAGVAVITAAVTVGLVAAGRTPDRLSADAIFTPAPRPPAGEAPGPPAKTPSGRDTGSPPPEPVTTLGPSRRAGTGQAAPSSESANPDRPTRPTRPAHPAPTPSRTPPAAPSPTPTVPPPPAQTVSGLTITGIDTGGTTIGLRASTTADVVLTVGFAEGQAPDRLTEAPSRRFTLTGADVYSPTVPHAFTVPACGQTLYRRVTVSTSPQAAGGPQSRTTEVRGAPCPAPSVESVDITSFDGTTVRFRVRTVGTSAVTVKLGSAQKVVGGGGGFTSDVQTLELSGQTDYAREVSLRFAPLPGCGEYAHRVVTITTVPGGDMRSSDMRLSLPPCAPDPSPDGSEQATDDGPVPDGSAGGDTLVSRSAPPA
- a CDS encoding ATP-binding protein produces the protein MSTTTPTDPKRRQAAGLPAEVTSFVGRRHEVAETRRLLCEARLLTLTGVGGVGKTRLALRVAAEMGRAFRDGVWLVDLAGLPSPELLVQSVTEAMKIQVHSSRPLMEVLTDHLRDRQVLLILDNCEHLLRDCAVLAETLIRSTSAVRILATSRQPLGIVGEQTMPVPTLSVPSPGISRLPIGSLAQCDAIRLFVERARAVLPDFALTEDNRDAVEWICRRLDGIPLAIELAAVRLRALTVEQLLARLDDRFRMLTAGSPAALPRQQTLRALIDWSHALCTERERLLWARVSVFSDGLDLEAAEEICSGEGIDREEVAELVMGLVDKSILVRDDHPSHLPAARYRLLETVRQYGQERLVASGQESALQQRHRDYYRKLAAEAYTQRFGPLQVAWFSRLRLEHANLRSALEYCFTEPTAPAAGLEMTADLLYHWITSYYLSEGRRWLDRALLADTAPSEVRARALWANSWLAIIQADIASATVMLREARALGEQLGQQAPLAYAALYSGMVAMYRGDAESAIPLYQEAIALHRATGDPMGLALGLIRLSLAYSFQGDSPHAVSIGEDCLALCDAHGENWHRAYMMMALGIEIWRQGDVRRATELEKESLRFNRSLDDLLGVGINLEVLAWIAATQNQYQRAARLLGILDTVWRAVEAPLSGYGHLIRYHDECEARTREALGEAAFDAAVRRGAATPYAEALSFALEERESTAGKPSEGTREPSPLTRRETEIARLVAQGLSNKDIAASLVIAQRTAEGHIEHILNKLGFHSRAQIAVWIGEQIRDVDGEHPSGT